NNNNNNNNNNNNNNNNNNNNNNNNNNNNNNNNNNNNNNNNNNNNTATCCTTTAATTTGCAAAGTCAGGGTCATAGAAGAGCCGTTGGCAACATCGCCAACTTTATCTCTATCAACATCAAAGGAcaactaatatttatttttcttgtttaaacTAAACTGCAAAAGAAATACATCTATGGCAGTGTCGGTCATCCTCTGGGTTGTTTTTGCAATGGATATTCATTTTCAAACAATGATGTGATACCAAAGTTAGCCGTTATTGCATTGTAGTATACATATGTTACGTTTCATTCATGAAAATGTCATTCAtgatctgttctttctttctagaAAATTAGTCAATTTTATAGCCAAAAATGCTGatagaagaaatataagaaacaatATCATAATCGAGACACAATGGGTAGACNNNNNNNNNNNNNNNNNNNNNNNNNNNNNNNNNNNNNNNNTGAAGCAAGACATGCTGCAAATCCagaactgtttatttttctgcTACAGGAGACTACATAACGCAGTGAAGCTCACTCCCCGTAGTTTTCAGCCGTTCTGTAGTTTGCCATAGAACGCCTGTTAGTCTGCAGTGGAATTCCCTGGGGTTGAGGTATTGACGGGGGCACCGCGCGGAGAGGGCATGGATCCATTACGCAGTAGACTCATGATTTCCACAACACCTGTTAAAACCTCCAGAGGACCTATTGGCTGGGATCCACCACCGATCAGAGTTGGGATAATTTCCAAGGGGTTCACCGGCTGGGATCCATTGCTGATCAGAGTTGGGATAATTTCCAAGGGATTCACGGGCTGGGTTCCACTAACGAGATTTTGGAGAATCATCAGGGGGTTCAGATCTTGGGAGCCATTGCTGATCGAAAATATCATATCGAGGATGGCGGACCTAGAAAGACTGTTGGTATTCTATTGTTAAGTGTTATCCGGCATGCTATTTGCATTGCAAAGGAAATTATCAATTGTCTTTTGGCATGTGTACACTTCTTTGCTTGNNNNNNNNNNNNNNNNNNNNNNNNNNNNNNNNNNNNNNNNNNNNNNNNNNNNNNNNNNNNNNNNNNNNNNNNNNNNNNNNNNNNNNNNNNNNNNNNNNNNNNNNNNNNNNNNNNNNNNNNNNNNNNNNNNNNNNNNNNNNNNNNNNNNNNNNNNNNNNNNNNNNNNNNNNNNNNNNNNNNNNNNNNNNNNNNNNNNNNNNNNNNNNNNNNNNNNNNNNNNNNNNNNNNNNNNNNNNNNNNNNNNNNNNNNNNNNNNNNNNNNNNNNNNNNNNNNNNNNNNNNNNNNNNNNNNNNNNNNNNNNNNNNNNNNNNNNNNNNNNNNNNNNNNNNNNNNNNNNNNNNNNNNNNNNNNNNNNNNNNNNNNNNNNNNNNNNNNNNNNNNNNNNNNNNNNNNNNNNNNNNNNNNNNNNNNNNNTCTACTTAGATATTTGTCATACTTCCTTTCTGGGGAAGAAAGCATTCCTTCGTGATCTACGGGGACAGCCTGTGCCACTGCAGCTGCCACGCCCACCAGGAACACTGCGCTCACGCTAAAGAGATTTCACGAATGAGTacaaaatgaatgaaaaggatAANNNNNNNNNNNNNNNNNNNNNNNNNNNNNNNNNNNNNNNNNNNNNNNNNNNNGTGNNNNNNNNNNNNNNNNNNNNNNNNNNNNNNNNNNNNNNNNNNNN
The sequence above is a segment of the Penaeus monodon isolate SGIC_2016 chromosome 25, NSTDA_Pmon_1, whole genome shotgun sequence genome. Coding sequences within it:
- the LOC119589459 gene encoding uncharacterized protein LOC119589459 codes for the protein MSVSAVFLVGVAAAVAQAVPVDHEGMLSSPERNLSRSAILDMIFSISNGSQDLNPLMILQNLVSGTQPVNPLEIIPTLISNGSQPVNPLEIIPTLIGGGSQPIGPLEVLTGVVEIMSLLRNGSMPSPRGAPVNTSTPGNSTAD